AACTTCACCTTCGATCCGACCCAGCCCGCGGCGACCATCACCGCCTACATAGCCCAGGTGGCGCTCGGCGACCTCGCCCACGGATCGGTGGCCTACCAGTCGATCTTCGCCGCCGGCCTGACGCTGATGGCGATGACGCTGGTCTTCAACCTCGCGGGCTACGCGCTGCGCCGCAGGTTCCGGGAGGCGTACTGACCATGGCCGCCATCGAGCTCCAGGGCGCCGCCGCGCCCGATTCCGGAACCCTCTCGTCGTCCGCCCGCATCCGCGGCGCGCGGCGCGCCGAGGCGATCTTCGTCGGCCTGGGGATCATCGTCACGTCGATCGGCGTCGTCACCCTGCTGGCGCTGCTCGGCGGCCTCGCCTACGACGGATGGACCCGCCTGACCCCCGACTTCTTCACCAGCTTCCCGTCGCGCCGCGCAGGGCAGGCCGGGATCCTGTCGGCCTGGGTCGGCTCGCTGGTCGTGGTGCTGGTGTGCGCCGCCGTCGCCGTGCCGATCGGGGTCGCGGCCGGCGTCTATCTCGAGGAGTACGCGCCGCGCAACTGGCTGACCGACGTCATCGAGATCAACGTCAACAACCTCGCCGGCGTGCCGTCGATCGTCTACGGGCTGCTGGCGCTGGGCCTGTTCGTCTACGGCCTCGGACTCGGCCAGAGCGTCGCCACCGCGGGGCTGACGCTGGCGCTGCTCATCCTGCCGATCATCATCGTGGCCACGCGCGAGTCGGTGCGCGCCGTGCCGCAGGCGATCCGCGAGGCGGCCTACGGGATCGGCGCCACCAAGTGGCAGGTGACGTCGCACCACGTGCTGCCCTACGCCTCGCCCGGCGTCACCACCGGCGTGATCATCGGGCTGTCGCGCGCGATCGGCGAGACGGCGCCGCTGGTCATGATCGGCGCGCTGTCGTTCATCGCCTTCCTGCCGACGCCGCCGCTGGGGAGCGAGTTCCCGTTCGTGTCGTTCCAGTGGCTGCTCGATCCGTTCACGGTGCTGCCGATCCAGATGTTCAACTGGGTGTCGCGCCCCGACCCGGCCTTCCAGGCCAACGCGGCCGCCACCGGCCTCGTCCTTCTCGTGATGACGCTGCTGATGAACGGCTTCGCCATCTGGTTCCGCATCCGCATGCGGCGCGCGATCAAGTGGTAGACGCGCCGTCCGACCGCCATCGAGGACCGTCAATGACCGTCATGAATCTCGTCACGCCCGCCGACAAGCTGCCGCCGCCGAAGATGGAGGGCAGCAAGGTCAAGGTGTTCTACGGCGCCAAGCAGGCCCTGTTCGACGTCGACATCGCGGTGCGCGACCGGCACGTGACGGCGCTGATCGGGCCGTCGGGCTGCGGCAAGTCGACCTTCCTGCGCTGCCTCAACCGCATGAACGACGTGGTCAGCGGCGCCCGCGTCGAGGGCTCGATCACGCTCGATGGCCGCGACGTCTACGACCGTTCCGTCGACGTGGTGCAGCTGCGCGCCCGCGTCGGCATGGTGTTCCAGAAGCCGAACCCGTTCCCCAAGTCGATCTACGAGAACGTCGCCTACGGGCCGCGCATCCACGGCCTGGCCGCCAACAAGACGGAGCTCGACGAGATCGTCGAGAACAGCCTCAAGAAGGCCGGTCTGTGGAAGGAGGTCGCCGACCGCCTCGCCCAGTCGGGCACCGGCCTGTCGGGCGGCCAGCAGCAGCGCCTGTGCATCGCGCGCGCGATCGCCGTCAGCCCCGAGGTGATCCTGATGGACGAGCCGTGCTCGGCGCTCGATCCGATCGCCACCGCGATCATCGAGGAGCTGATCGACGAGCTGCGGCAGAACTTCACCATCGTGATCGTCACCCACTCCATGCAGCAGGCCGCGCGGGTGTCGCAGTTCACCGCCTTCTTCCACCTCGGCAACCTGGTCGAGTACGGCGAGACCCCGCAGATCTTCACCAACCCGAAGGCGGAGCGGACGCAGGCCTACATCACCGGCCGGTTCGGCTGAGCCCGCGCGCGACGCCCCCAACAGAAAAAACGGAGCAGCCCATGCCCGCCGACCATCTGGTCAAGAAGTTCGACGATGAGCTCGGCAAGCTCGACGCCGCCATCAGCGAGATGGGCGGCCTGGCCGAGGCCCAGCTCAGCCGCGCGCTTCAGGCCGTGCGCGACCGCGACACGGCGCTGGCCGAGGACGTCATCCGCGGCGACGCCCGCATCGACGACATCGAGCGCTCGGTGCAGGACCAGGTGATGCGCATGCTGGCGCTGCGCCAGCCCATGGCGGTCGACCTGCGCACCATCCTCTCGGCCATCAAGATCGCCGGCGCCATCGAGCGCATCGCGGACTACGCCAAGAACACCGCCAAGCGCTCGATCGTGCTGTCGCAGACCGCCGCGCCGGCGCGCGCCGTCACCGGCATCGACCGCATCGGCCGGCTGGTGCAGGGGCTGCTCAAGGACGTGCTGGACGCCTTCGCGCGCGGCGACGTCGAGAAGGCCAAGTCGGTGTGGCTGCGCGACGAGGAGATCGACGACGCCTACAACGGGCTGTTCCGCGAGCTGCTGACCTACATGATGGAGGACGCGCGCACCATCACCGCCGGCACCCACCTCATGTTCATGGCCAAGAACATCGAGCGCATCGGCGACCACGTCACCAACGTGGCCGAACTGGTGGCGTTCCGCGTCACCGGCGGGACCTTCGACGAGAGCCGGCCCAAGGGCGCGGCGAGCATCTACACGCCATGAGCATGACCGGTCCCGCAGCCACGCACGCCTCGCGGCCGCACGTCCTCGTCGTCGAGGACGAGGCGCCGCTGGTCGAGCTGCTGCGCTACAACCTCGACCGCGCCGGCTACCGGGTGTCGACCGCCGCCGACGGCGAGGCGGCGATGCGGGCGCTGGGCGAGGACATGCCCGACCTGGTGCTGCTGGACTGGATGCTGCCGCTGATGTCGGGCCTCGAGGTCTGCCGGCAGCTCAGGCGCCAGCCGACGACCTCGAACATCCCGATCATCATGCTGACGGCCCGCGGCGAGGAGCAGGACCGCGTGCGCGGGCTCGACGCCGGCGCCGACGACTACGTCACCAAGCCGTTCTCGCCGACCGAGCTGGTGGCGCGCGTGCGCGCCGTCCTGCGCCGCATCCGGCCGGCGCTGGCCGAGCAGGTGCTGGGCTACGCCGACCTGTCGATGGACCTGGTCCAGCACCGCGTCACGCGCGCCGGCCAGGCGATCCACCTCGGTCCGACCGAGTTCCGGCTGCTGCGCCATTTCATGGAGCACCCCGGCCGCGTGTTCAGCCGCGAGCAGCTGCTGGACGGCGTCTGGGGCCGCGACGTCTACATCGAGGCGCGCACGGTCGACGTGCACATCCGCCGGCTGCGCGTGGCCATCAACCTCGACGGCATGCCCGACCTCATCCGCACCGTGCGGGCGACCGGCTACGCGCTCGACACCCAGCCGCATTGACGCCCTCAGGCGTCCGCGGTCCCCGTCTTCCACACCACGTCACCCCGCCGACACGACGGCGTCACGGCCCGGCAACCGGCGCCGGCGATGGTGGTCGTGGACGGCCAGAGGGGCTTGTCTTCGACGCGGCACCGGTCGTTCCCCGACGCCGGCGCCGCCGCACTCGGACCCTTCCTACCC
The genomic region above belongs to Rhodospirillales bacterium and contains:
- the pstA gene encoding phosphate ABC transporter permease PstA, whose amino-acid sequence is MAAIELQGAAAPDSGTLSSSARIRGARRAEAIFVGLGIIVTSIGVVTLLALLGGLAYDGWTRLTPDFFTSFPSRRAGQAGILSAWVGSLVVVLVCAAVAVPIGVAAGVYLEEYAPRNWLTDVIEINVNNLAGVPSIVYGLLALGLFVYGLGLGQSVATAGLTLALLILPIIIVATRESVRAVPQAIREAAYGIGATKWQVTSHHVLPYASPGVTTGVIIGLSRAIGETAPLVMIGALSFIAFLPTPPLGSEFPFVSFQWLLDPFTVLPIQMFNWVSRPDPAFQANAAATGLVLLVMTLLMNGFAIWFRIRMRRAIKW
- a CDS encoding phosphate ABC transporter ATP-binding protein, coding for MTVMNLVTPADKLPPPKMEGSKVKVFYGAKQALFDVDIAVRDRHVTALIGPSGCGKSTFLRCLNRMNDVVSGARVEGSITLDGRDVYDRSVDVVQLRARVGMVFQKPNPFPKSIYENVAYGPRIHGLAANKTELDEIVENSLKKAGLWKEVADRLAQSGTGLSGGQQQRLCIARAIAVSPEVILMDEPCSALDPIATAIIEELIDELRQNFTIVIVTHSMQQAARVSQFTAFFHLGNLVEYGETPQIFTNPKAERTQAYITGRFG
- the phoU gene encoding phosphate signaling complex protein PhoU, which encodes MPADHLVKKFDDELGKLDAAISEMGGLAEAQLSRALQAVRDRDTALAEDVIRGDARIDDIERSVQDQVMRMLALRQPMAVDLRTILSAIKIAGAIERIADYAKNTAKRSIVLSQTAAPARAVTGIDRIGRLVQGLLKDVLDAFARGDVEKAKSVWLRDEEIDDAYNGLFRELLTYMMEDARTITAGTHLMFMAKNIERIGDHVTNVAELVAFRVTGGTFDESRPKGAASIYTP
- the phoB gene encoding phosphate regulon transcriptional regulator PhoB — encoded protein: MTGPAATHASRPHVLVVEDEAPLVELLRYNLDRAGYRVSTAADGEAAMRALGEDMPDLVLLDWMLPLMSGLEVCRQLRRQPTTSNIPIIMLTARGEEQDRVRGLDAGADDYVTKPFSPTELVARVRAVLRRIRPALAEQVLGYADLSMDLVQHRVTRAGQAIHLGPTEFRLLRHFMEHPGRVFSREQLLDGVWGRDVYIEARTVDVHIRRLRVAINLDGMPDLIRTVRATGYALDTQPH